The genomic DNA AAAATGAAtaggagagaaagagaaagatgaAAGATGATAATTTTATCTACGAGTCAAAATACActtaataagtaaaaaaatttgacttaaagaaataagtcattttttaCTTAGTGGTGCTCTCTTCCCCTCACGAAACATTTTCTCATTCTTATCATTCATTCACTCTTcctatatatttctttatttaactaattaaatgcttaatttttaagcacttcATTTATCAAACTCCACCTAAGTTTGACTGATCGAGAGTGGGAGGGGTGTACATAATGTGGTGACACGCTGCTTGGCCATAAATCAATAGCTTTGAGGTTCAGTTCTCACATTTGAGACTTCGCCTgccactttttttctttctcctaATTTATACTAGGCTCATGACCCCCAttgtaactaaaaaaaaatacaaataaataaaaacagagGGATCTCTTTCTTCAACCTGCCATGTTAGTTGCGATTCAATTTCGGGAAATCAATTATAACTCAAGCAATTAGTTAATCAGGTTCAATTTGTAGGATATGTTCTGGTGATCTCCACATACATACAAGATGGCGCTGCCGTCTAGTCCGAACCTCTTGAACAGGATCCTTGGTTGTGGATCATCCATGATTTGGATTTAGTCCCCTTGATCTTACCTGCCGCGAAAATCAGATGCTTGAGATGAAGAGGAATGTACCTTAGAGGTTGAGATTAGTAGAGATCTAAAATTTGTAAAGCTTAAAAAGAACTAGATATTAAGCGGGAACAATGCGTTGTTAAAATCCCGAATCCATCGCAAGCCTAAATCTCCACATTTCTTGGGCCGAGTTAAAACATCCCAATTAATCAAGTGAATTTTCCTGTGTTCCGCTGAATGGCCCCAAATGAAATTCCGGCATAGTCTCTCAATCTCCGTATAGATTGATGCTGGAATCTTCATAACCTACATCTTATGTGACGGAACAGCTGGTATCACCATCTGAGCCAATGTGATTTGACCTGCCGTTGAAAGCATGAATGCTGACTAGCCGCAGAGCGGCTGAGCCTAGCTTAACTCGGCTCACAACCTGCTGAAAGTGGGAGCATTGAACCTTCCCATGGACTATCTGAACTCAGCTCACATAAGGTCCTATAGACGAAGCTCCCTTAGGAGCTTGGAGGATTTGTTACAGGAAAGAAATATCCACCGCAcgtgagaaaaaaaaaaaaaaaccaatgtCTTCGTTATATTTATCTTTAGTCCTGAAGCTTCGCAGAATCTGTCCAACACACCTTTCACAACTTCCATATGATCCCACTGAATGCTTCAGAGAAGAGTAATTTGAAATACACTACTAGAGATTGCACGATTACCAAGAAAAATGTTACtatatgaaattttctcgGTAATTTCTCAATAAAAATTACGAATTAGAggtttaaaataaattaccgAGGGAATTACCGAGAGATAATTCCCTcggtaaaataaaaaaaattaccaatGGAATAATTCCCTCAGTAATTTTCTCGGTAAACTTACCTAGGAGCATTTTACCGGGGGAACCCGTCGAAAATTCCATGTTACCGACTGAATATTGAGAAAATGTTAATCGCCATAATTTAGTAGTGATGAAAGGACCGCAGAACCAGCATGCACAGGCGCCCACATGAGCGAGTCTTTCCACACAGGGGACAAAGATATATGGCGAGAGCAGACATCCTCGTTTAACTCGTTCCTCACAGGAAATTCCTCCGTAACACCACCATTACACAAGACTTGCATAGACGAAGTTGAAATGCAGAACACAATCACTTGCCTCAGAACAGTAAGAAGGCCAGCTAGCACAAGAGTCCGCAATAAAATTCCACCGCAATCGATCATACGCCTTCTCAAGGTCCACTTTGATTGACATGACGTTTTATTCCTTAGCAATAACCGCATTATCTTGGATGTGTCTTTCTGGGACAAAATTTTACCTGATTAGGTGAGATAAGCCTGCCCATATGCTGTTGCAATCTATTTGTAATTAGCTCAATCACCATCTCAAAAGAGACATTACATGAACTGACAGAtctaaaattatgaatttttttaggaATTTCCACGGTAGGAATCTGCACAATTAAAGTATCATTAACGCAAAAGATTGACCTGCGTCCTTCGAGCACGTCACAAACAAAATTGAAATGGCAGGACAAACCTGCattcaaaaaataagaaatggaAAATGCGGTTTGTCCGCGCAGACCCAATTAACTCAAGAAGACAAATCACAAGCATAGGGAAACCTAGGGAAATTTTATGGtgcaatcaataaaattccCCAAGCTTCCAATATTGGAGTTCCCGTCTCAGTTTTCTGACTGAATATTCAGTGAGTATCGCTCATCCACATTTGCACGTTTTCACGTGTATGGACACCATTAGTACCTTTTCGGttttaaaatgattattaTCTTCATAAAGGGCTGGCGTTTCTATCTTTGACGTGCCTTTACGCCAACCAAATTGCTTTCTGGCTTCCTCCTCCCCTCCCCCAACACCCGCGCTCACACTTGCACTCGCATTCTGCCTTTGCCTTCTCCACCTGGCACGTTTTGCTTCATTCTGTCTCTGCCAATTATCAAATCAATACAGCCAATTATCGCAACGAGTGCCTATTATAATGCTGGAAGTTTGATTAGATAGCCTTACTTTTAGCACTCTAGGAGTCAAGAAGCACTCCCCTATGCCATGGAATATTTTCTTCTAAGAAGAAAGTGCGAGCCTCCAATTGTAGGGGGTGCTTTGTAGAAGGTCAGTGGTCCCGCATTTTATTTCTATCCAGTTGCAGTTATAAACCAATTTTAGTTTCTGATTCTTAATCTATCGGTGTTTTTCTCCTTTATCCTGGTTTTGCGGTTTGTGTCTGAATGTTTCGCCTTTAACTTGCCCTTTCCTTAAATTAGGCCATGAACTATTGAATCAGGAGACCAGGTAACAAAAGTGAGCTGCGCCATAATtacccttttttcttttcttttgaaattgatagCTTGATAATGAAGTTGTGTATACTTTTCTGAAACAATGAGTTTGTCCGATGGATGCCCGAAGAGATTGAAGTGACGAAGCGAATTATAATCGACTAAATCGAATCTACTACAGAGAGGGATATAATCGACTGATCATTATAATTGGGTCGTGGATCGAACCTGCTTTTTTTGTGGACACACAAAAGTACAATTTATTGTTTAATTTACTTTATGAAAGGATTTCTTcatcaataaaattctctgCGATAGACAGTACGGCTATTGTTGTAATTTTATGAAATGGTTCTCCTCATCAATTAAATTCTCGCTGACGATAGACCGTATAACATTTTCCATGTAACTTTCCAGGCGGGTGACTAAAATCGTTAAATTCCTAGTACATATAAAAGATGGGCACATATTCTCATTCTTTGGTAGGTATATTCAATCTTACATACGATCACTGGCATCTGACCATTTAAaactatattaataatttttatatccATACGGCGATAATTCCAAGCGACGGGTTTTTACTTCCTACAGACCATTCCAGCACCCGGCATGTTCGTGCACTGCATGCTTGCGTGCATATTCACATTATTGTTATTGATGGTCTCTGATGGGCCGAGCTGCCCAAAACGTGACGCGGCACAGTCCGTTGCAAACAGGCCTGAGCTCAAGAACTTATGCATGCCACCCATGACGGGCATGACTGCCCCGACCTTGGCCTTGCTCACATAGCCAGGCCTGTACGTCTGCCCGAGGATTCCGTCCACGTTGTTGCTCATGTTGTAGAACTTGAACCCTAGCTCAAGGTGGGCGAAGCAGTTGTCGTCGGTGATGTTATACCCATGAACTCGAGATTCATCTGCCGTAATTGGGACCACCACAGCGTTTATCCTCAACATCCCCTCGACCTCCACCACTACCTTGTTGGTGGGGCCAGTCCGGGTGAAGGAGACGCGAGGGGAGGTATGGGAACGCCACGTGTAGCCCTCAGCCGTAGGTAGGTTTACACGGATATCATCTAGGGCCAGGGAGAGGTGGTCAATCTTCCCGTCCCACGTCGCGGCCCTTTTTGCAGCGATGAGGAGCTTGCGAGAGCCGAAAACTGCTCCGATGGACTGGACCCAGGTGAAATCCCTGGTGAGATTCGGGTTTCGTTTTCCAATGAAGTGGGCATTTATATGGAAATCGTTATCAGAAACTAAGCAGAAATTCTCATCCTTCCGCCCGTGGAAGTAGAACGTGTTGCCGTCTCCGCCTACAAACCGAGGATCCTGGCAAACAGCTCCTGGAAAATCACAATCTGTCCATAGCATATAAAACATGAGA from Punica granatum isolate Tunisia-2019 chromosome 2, ASM765513v2, whole genome shotgun sequence includes the following:
- the LOC116195131 gene encoding uncharacterized protein LOC116195131; protein product: MKGFDYMMAKLVLFLIVLFSVFSPIVQSSSEPSSQPQVIPLLSGRPPRVVRCRIPFFRRCFGVRHVCPPLCPFNCFLDCPTCRPVCNCDFPGAVCQDPRFVGGDGNTFYFHGRKDENFCLVSDNDFHINAHFIGKRNPNLTRDFTWVQSIGAVFGSRKLLIAAKRAATWDGKIDHLSLALDDIRVNLPTAEGYTWRSHTSPRVSFTRTGPTNKVVVEVEGMLRINAVVVPITADESRVHGYNITDDNCFAHLELGFKFYNMSNNVDGILGQTYRPGYVSKAKVGAVMPVMGGMHKFLSSGLFATDCAASRFGQLGPSETINNNNVNMHASMQCTNMPGAGMVCRK